One window of Enterobacter sp. RHBSTW-00175 genomic DNA carries:
- a CDS encoding helix-turn-helix domain-containing protein, with product MLSIYGKKLRPHDEMETIISATSSYEEKTLKKWQKISTVDSEYIHVIVSGEVEFRRASDELCMFTLQGQCIFGLSAIFYNSSHMYGLVRANTVVRSIKKDDFARLMTEKNLWPELTKVLSWYICLLSKRDDVLVARSAYSVVREFLLEINELIVNHQRDINVYDYIQEYTNLARSTIIKILSDLKKGQYIVVEKGRLINMTSLPEKY from the coding sequence ATGTTAAGCATTTACGGTAAAAAACTGCGTCCACACGATGAAATGGAAACCATTATTTCTGCAACGTCATCGTATGAAGAAAAAACGTTAAAGAAATGGCAGAAAATCTCGACGGTAGATTCTGAGTATATTCATGTTATCGTCAGCGGTGAAGTTGAGTTCCGCCGTGCATCTGACGAGCTGTGCATGTTTACATTACAAGGGCAGTGCATTTTTGGTCTGTCAGCTATTTTTTATAACTCCTCTCATATGTACGGCCTGGTGCGAGCAAACACGGTAGTGCGCTCTATCAAAAAAGACGATTTTGCACGCCTGATGACAGAGAAAAACCTGTGGCCTGAGCTTACCAAAGTGCTCTCATGGTATATCTGCCTGCTGAGCAAGCGCGATGACGTGCTGGTTGCCCGCAGTGCCTATTCCGTTGTCCGCGAATTTTTACTTGAGATCAATGAACTGATTGTAAATCATCAACGTGATATCAACGTTTATGATTACATTCAGGAATACACCAACCTGGCGCGGAGTACCATTATTAAAATCCTCTCAGACCTGAAAAAAGGACAATATATTGTTGTCGAGAAAGGTCGCCTGATTAATATGACATCATTGCCAGAAAAATATTGA
- a CDS encoding peptidoglycan-binding protein has product MYQSHFNFHTPPFRKVTRLSGDFFVPYHQDVFNLLKEKTRQVGVTGLFCNDAQLTRQFGDALKKGDQTVLAINAFPKLSASSLLYKLNPGTKESASRIQAIDMVLGHWQQASSSRRATHQVLVISHIEAMKESCHDLLAMLLTRAQEREISLSVVLMGAAEQEAHLLAQSGLREYVHTHHALRALTCREFLSYVQAQCEEHGAETSPLAPARVRKFHALTKGNISKLNELAHLSMLAAWTERAPMVGPRHLRLAAGEALPPVSHRKQLATVGLFASVLFAACGWYLTSTLSAKLPVQLPVPASWKQQKPQVKMPVAPAIDGEMVNQPDAMHQLYLMWGYDASAEDALCQNAAKVNLMCKQGSAPVAELAQEGYPWVSELKTGNHLNYAVVARAGNDSMDLLMNNRTWQVSRSWFNQHATGNYTQLHRLTPAGKDEISAASSNKDIAWLDSQLSQALSRPETQAQSWTAELMQRTRIFQQQMNLHVDGIPGEDTLMQLMRVTNTTPSVLIQASQPAAGAKTQEKQS; this is encoded by the coding sequence ATGTATCAGAGTCATTTCAACTTTCACACTCCGCCATTCAGAAAAGTCACTCGCCTGTCAGGCGACTTTTTCGTTCCCTATCACCAGGATGTATTTAACCTGTTGAAAGAAAAAACCCGGCAGGTGGGGGTAACTGGACTCTTTTGCAACGATGCTCAACTGACCCGTCAGTTTGGTGATGCCTTAAAGAAAGGCGACCAGACAGTCCTGGCAATTAATGCCTTCCCGAAACTGAGCGCCAGCAGCCTGCTGTATAAACTCAACCCTGGCACCAAAGAGAGTGCGTCCCGTATTCAGGCGATTGATATGGTACTGGGCCACTGGCAGCAGGCGTCATCCTCGCGCAGAGCAACGCATCAGGTGCTGGTGATTTCGCATATCGAAGCAATGAAAGAGAGCTGTCATGATCTGCTCGCTATGTTGTTGACCCGTGCTCAGGAGCGCGAGATTTCGTTGTCAGTGGTACTGATGGGCGCAGCCGAACAGGAAGCTCACCTGCTGGCGCAGTCCGGTCTTCGGGAATATGTGCATACGCACCACGCTCTCCGGGCGCTGACCTGCCGCGAATTTCTCAGTTATGTGCAGGCTCAGTGTGAAGAGCATGGCGCTGAAACATCCCCTTTGGCTCCTGCCCGCGTGCGTAAATTTCACGCGTTGACCAAAGGCAACATCAGTAAACTGAATGAACTTGCCCATCTGTCGATGCTGGCCGCATGGACAGAACGCGCTCCGATGGTTGGGCCGCGCCATTTACGCCTCGCGGCAGGCGAAGCCCTTCCGCCAGTGAGCCACCGTAAACAGCTGGCCACCGTTGGATTGTTTGCCTCTGTACTCTTCGCCGCCTGCGGCTGGTATCTGACATCCACCCTTAGCGCAAAACTGCCTGTTCAGCTGCCCGTTCCGGCAAGCTGGAAACAACAAAAACCGCAGGTAAAAATGCCGGTGGCTCCTGCAATTGATGGCGAAATGGTTAACCAGCCGGATGCAATGCATCAGCTGTATCTCATGTGGGGTTACGATGCCTCGGCAGAGGATGCGCTGTGCCAGAACGCCGCGAAGGTGAACCTGATGTGCAAACAAGGCAGTGCCCCGGTGGCAGAGCTGGCACAGGAGGGTTACCCGTGGGTGAGTGAACTGAAAACCGGCAATCATCTTAACTATGCCGTTGTTGCCCGCGCCGGGAATGACTCCATGGATCTGTTAATGAATAACCGCACCTGGCAGGTGAGCCGCAGCTGGTTCAACCAACATGCCACCGGGAATTACACCCAGCTGCACCGTCTGACGCCCGCAGGTAAAGATGAGATCAGCGCAGCCAGCAGCAATAAAGATATTGCGTGGCTCGACAGCCAGCTGAGCCAGGCGCTTTCCCGCCCGGAAACACAAGCCCAAAGCTGGACGGCAGAACTAATGCAACGCACCCGTATTTTCCAGCAACAAATGAACCTGCACGTAGATGGTATTCCAGGTGAAGACACGCTGATGCAACTGATGCGTGTGACCAACACGACCCCCAGCGTACTTATTCAGGCATCTCAGCCAGCCGCCGGGGCGAAAACGCAGGAGAAACAATCATAA
- the gspC gene encoding type II secretion system protein GspC, translating into MFVLLIFCGQQGYVIIKDYKKVTTKLANADKQPKKSRREDKNFALFTAAIRQVNQSQAVKTPLAAEVEGIVSSDDAWLSFAMIKTSGGQKSYREGETLSGFNGAFIEEINKDNVVVNYEGTTQVLALKKPDYFKGGVDSGPVTKSTKDAGADSLHLDDYLVLKPLIEKGQLEGYNLNPRNVSSFYSHTGLEKGDVAVKINSVDMTEASQAKSIIANWSKMKEAEVVVRRHAHLENIRINVLNN; encoded by the coding sequence ATGTTTGTATTGCTGATTTTTTGTGGTCAGCAAGGGTACGTCATCATTAAAGATTATAAAAAAGTTACCACCAAGTTAGCTAATGCTGATAAACAGCCCAAAAAAAGTCGCCGTGAAGATAAAAACTTTGCACTTTTTACGGCTGCGATACGCCAGGTTAACCAGTCGCAAGCGGTAAAAACACCGCTGGCTGCAGAGGTTGAAGGCATCGTAAGCAGTGACGACGCCTGGCTTTCCTTTGCCATGATCAAGACGTCTGGCGGGCAAAAAAGCTACCGAGAAGGCGAGACGCTCAGCGGTTTTAATGGTGCTTTTATCGAAGAGATTAATAAAGATAATGTGGTGGTTAATTACGAAGGTACTACGCAGGTATTGGCATTAAAGAAACCTGATTACTTTAAAGGGGGCGTAGATAGCGGCCCGGTAACCAAATCGACAAAAGATGCTGGCGCTGACAGCCTGCATCTTGATGATTATCTGGTATTAAAGCCGTTAATCGAAAAAGGCCAGCTGGAAGGCTATAACCTTAATCCACGGAACGTATCATCTTTCTACAGCCATACCGGGCTGGAAAAGGGAGATGTGGCGGTGAAAATTAATTCAGTCGATATGACCGAAGCGTCACAGGCGAAAAGTATTATTGCTAACTGGTCGAAAATGAAAGAGGCGGAGGTCGTCGTCAGGCGTCATGCTCACCTTGAAAATATTCGGATTAATGTTCTAAACAATTAA
- the gspD gene encoding type II secretion system secretin GspD produces the protein MKKFPWACVALTALSLYSGSLFAANFSASFKNTDIREFIDTVGRNLNKTILVDPSVQGTVSVRTYNVLTEDEYYQFFLSVLDLYGLSVIPMDNGMVKVVRSSVARTAGAPIADSKNPGKGDEIITRVVRMENVPVRELAPLLRQLNDASGIGNVVHFEPSNVLLLTGKASVVNRLVDLVERVDRSGMQRREIVPLRYASAKELSDMLNNLNNEEQKGQNAPQLATKVVADDETNSLVISGSEGARARTRSLIGQLDREQNNEGNTRVFYLKYANAAKVVPVLTGIGEQLKDKAGAAKAKTATATTDLNITADESTNSLVITAQPNVMSSLEKVIDKLDIRRPQVLVEAIIAEVQDGNGLDLGVQWTGKHGGVQFGSTGLPISQVKNGNLKGVSFTGMATGFFNGDFGALMTALSTEGKNDILSTPSVVTLDNKEASFNVGQDVPVLSGSQTTSGDNVFNSVERKTVGTKLKIVPQINDGDMIHLKIEQEVSSVDNSATEDASLGPTFNTRTINNEVMVHSGQTVVLGGLMENVTKQSVSKVPLLGDIPLVGQLFRYTSQDTSKRNLMVFIHTTVLRDDDNYSAATKERYDQMRARQQQRIEEKKLGIVAPTDNAVLPSFPEQSGVAPVKTSSTTTSRNPFKE, from the coding sequence ATGAAGAAATTTCCATGGGCGTGCGTGGCGCTTACCGCATTGTCGTTATATTCCGGTTCGCTGTTTGCAGCAAACTTTAGCGCCAGTTTTAAAAATACCGATATTCGTGAATTTATCGATACGGTAGGTCGTAATTTAAATAAAACTATTCTGGTCGATCCTTCCGTTCAGGGAACGGTATCCGTCAGAACCTATAACGTGCTGACGGAAGATGAGTACTACCAGTTCTTCCTGAGCGTGCTGGATCTGTACGGTTTGTCGGTGATCCCGATGGATAACGGTATGGTGAAAGTGGTGCGCTCAAGCGTGGCGCGTACCGCAGGGGCCCCGATTGCCGACAGTAAAAATCCGGGCAAAGGGGATGAAATTATCACCCGCGTTGTGCGCATGGAAAATGTGCCTGTGCGTGAACTGGCTCCGCTTCTGCGCCAGCTCAACGATGCCTCGGGCATTGGCAACGTGGTGCATTTCGAGCCGTCTAATGTGCTGTTATTAACCGGTAAAGCCTCGGTGGTGAACCGCCTGGTGGATCTGGTTGAGCGCGTCGATCGCTCCGGAATGCAGCGCCGTGAAATTGTCCCACTGCGTTATGCCTCGGCCAAAGAGCTTTCCGACATGTTGAACAACCTCAACAACGAAGAGCAGAAAGGGCAAAACGCGCCGCAGTTGGCGACCAAAGTGGTGGCAGATGACGAAACCAACAGCCTGGTTATCAGCGGGTCGGAAGGTGCACGGGCACGTACCCGCTCGCTTATCGGCCAGCTGGATCGCGAGCAGAATAACGAAGGTAACACGCGTGTGTTCTACCTCAAGTATGCCAATGCCGCCAAAGTGGTTCCGGTTTTAACCGGGATTGGCGAACAGCTGAAAGACAAAGCGGGGGCGGCAAAAGCGAAAACCGCCACTGCGACAACAGATCTGAATATTACGGCTGATGAATCCACCAACTCGCTGGTGATCACCGCCCAGCCAAACGTTATGAGCTCGCTGGAGAAGGTGATCGACAAGCTCGATATTCGTCGTCCACAGGTACTGGTCGAGGCGATCATTGCTGAAGTCCAGGACGGAAACGGACTGGATCTTGGCGTGCAGTGGACGGGTAAACACGGTGGGGTACAGTTTGGGTCCACGGGCTTACCGATAAGCCAGGTGAAGAATGGCAACCTGAAAGGGGTGAGCTTCACCGGTATGGCAACCGGATTCTTCAACGGCGATTTCGGTGCGCTGATGACGGCACTCTCTACCGAAGGCAAAAACGACATTCTTTCCACACCGAGCGTGGTGACGCTGGATAACAAAGAAGCCTCGTTCAACGTCGGCCAGGATGTACCGGTGCTTTCCGGCTCGCAGACTACCAGCGGCGATAATGTCTTTAACTCCGTTGAACGTAAAACGGTCGGCACGAAGCTGAAGATTGTTCCGCAAATCAACGACGGCGACATGATTCACCTGAAGATTGAACAGGAAGTGTCCAGCGTGGATAACAGCGCCACGGAAGATGCCAGCCTCGGCCCAACCTTCAACACGCGCACCATCAATAACGAAGTGATGGTGCACAGTGGCCAGACGGTTGTACTGGGCGGTCTGATGGAAAACGTCACCAAACAGTCGGTATCGAAAGTGCCGCTGCTGGGCGATATCCCGCTGGTGGGGCAGCTTTTCCGCTACACCTCGCAAGATACCTCTAAGCGCAATCTGATGGTCTTCATCCATACCACCGTTCTGCGTGATGACGACAACTACAGCGCGGCAACCAAAGAACGTTACGACCAGATGCGTGCGCGCCAGCAGCAGCGTATTGAAGAGAAGAAACTGGGCATTGTTGCCCCCACGGATAACGCCGTGTTGCCTTCTTTCCCTGAACAGAGCGGCGTTGCACCGGTGAAAACCAGTAGCACCACTACCTCGCGCAATCCGTTTAAAGAGTAA
- the gspE gene encoding type II secretion system ATPase GspE: MDELSKFLCSGSYAKDNGILFYNDDVYVRDDVPAFALLEMRRVLGRSFVPVTLTPESFEEMLAKIWQQNSGVSQQLVDDMDADIDLMALTEEIPDNEDLLDNDENSPVIRLINAILGEAVKEGASDIHIETFERTLSIRFRVDGVLRPVLQPARKLAPLLVSRIKVMSKLDIAEKRLPQDGRISLRIGRKAIDVRVSTIPSQYGERVVMRLLDKSNLKPDINKLGLIDEELEKLKGLIDRPHGIILVTGPTGSGKSTTLYAILSALNGHERNILTVEDPIEYELEGVGQTQVNPRVDMTFARGLRAILRQDPDVVMIGEIRDGETAQIAVQASLTGHLVMSTLHTNSAAGAITRLRDMGLESFLIGSSLLGVIAQRLVRRLCTHCRTTSPLDDNEKVLFSFMETPPKAIYRAVGCEHCRQSGYQGRAGIHEFLVVDSTMRRAIHEDKDEMSIETQLFKQAYSLRENGLLKVISGVTSLEEVMRVTAERGGDD, translated from the coding sequence GTGGACGAACTGAGTAAATTTCTGTGCAGCGGCAGCTACGCGAAAGACAACGGCATCCTGTTTTACAACGACGATGTCTATGTCCGTGACGATGTACCGGCGTTTGCGCTGCTGGAAATGCGCCGGGTACTGGGACGTTCTTTTGTTCCCGTGACCCTGACGCCGGAATCATTTGAAGAGATGCTGGCGAAAATCTGGCAACAGAACAGCGGTGTCTCACAGCAGCTGGTTGACGACATGGATGCGGATATCGATCTGATGGCGTTAACCGAGGAGATCCCCGATAACGAGGATCTGCTGGATAACGACGAAAACTCGCCGGTGATCCGCCTGATCAACGCCATTCTTGGCGAGGCGGTAAAAGAGGGCGCGTCGGATATTCATATCGAAACTTTCGAACGCACGCTGAGTATCCGTTTTCGTGTCGATGGCGTGTTGCGACCGGTACTGCAACCCGCGCGAAAACTCGCGCCGCTGCTGGTCTCGCGTATCAAGGTGATGTCAAAACTCGATATCGCGGAAAAACGCCTTCCGCAGGATGGCCGTATTTCGCTGCGTATTGGCCGTAAGGCTATCGACGTGCGTGTTTCCACCATTCCGTCGCAGTATGGCGAGCGCGTGGTCATGCGTTTACTCGATAAAAGTAACCTCAAGCCGGATATCAACAAGCTCGGCCTGATTGATGAAGAGCTGGAAAAGTTAAAAGGGCTGATTGACCGCCCGCACGGCATTATCCTGGTCACCGGACCGACAGGCTCCGGTAAAAGTACCACCCTGTACGCTATTCTTTCGGCGCTCAATGGCCATGAACGCAACATTCTGACCGTAGAAGACCCGATTGAATATGAGCTGGAAGGGGTGGGACAGACGCAGGTTAACCCGCGCGTGGACATGACCTTTGCCCGCGGGCTACGCGCAATCCTGCGCCAGGACCCGGATGTGGTGATGATCGGGGAAATTCGTGACGGCGAAACTGCGCAAATTGCAGTGCAGGCGTCGCTAACCGGTCACCTGGTCATGTCTACGCTGCATACAAACAGCGCCGCAGGTGCGATTACACGTCTGCGGGATATGGGGCTGGAGTCATTTTTAATCGGTTCATCGTTGCTCGGTGTCATTGCCCAGCGTCTGGTGCGTCGGCTGTGTACTCACTGCCGCACGACCAGTCCGCTGGACGACAATGAAAAAGTACTGTTCAGCTTTATGGAAACCCCGCCAAAGGCAATTTATCGCGCCGTGGGGTGTGAACATTGCCGCCAGAGCGGCTATCAGGGACGTGCGGGCATTCATGAATTCCTGGTGGTAGACAGCACCATGCGTCGTGCCATTCATGAAGATAAAGATGAAATGTCCATCGAAACGCAGCTCTTTAAGCAGGCCTATAGCCTGCGGGAAAACGGCCTGCTGAAGGTGATTAGCGGCGTCACGTCACTTGAAGAAGTGATGCGGGTCACCGCCGAACGTGGAGGCGATGACTGA
- the gspF gene encoding type II secretion system inner membrane protein GspF, whose product MAFYAWTATDAAGKTRRGTLQAEGQKQVRQMLREQKLMPVSITETREKAAAGKAATGAKLSTPVLSMFTRQLSTLVNAALPLESALKAISKQTEDKKLASMVVEIREKVVEGHTLFDAFSQFPRTFDKLYCTLVMAGEKTGHLGDVLEKLAEYNEQRQKMKSKLTQAMVYPITLTVVAIAVISILLVAVVPQVIEQFTHMKQQLPITTRTLIAVSDFLQAYGIYIAGSLAGAFVGFKAWIRNGKNRFLWHSWLVNGSPIKKLVCAINSARYIRTLSILQASSVPLLEGMYIAMDGIENLRARQVLEQAADTVRQGASLYAALEQAKLFPPTMLYMIASGEESGELGNLMDRAAENQESALQHRITLTLSVFEPALVVSMATIVLFIVLSILQPLLGDAANLLI is encoded by the coding sequence ATGGCCTTCTACGCATGGACGGCAACGGACGCAGCGGGGAAAACCCGGCGCGGCACGTTGCAGGCCGAGGGGCAAAAGCAGGTTCGCCAGATGCTGCGTGAACAGAAGCTAATGCCCGTAAGTATTACCGAAACCCGCGAGAAGGCGGCGGCGGGGAAAGCCGCAACCGGCGCCAAACTCTCCACGCCTGTGCTGTCGATGTTTACCCGCCAGCTCTCTACGCTGGTCAATGCCGCATTGCCGCTGGAAAGCGCGCTAAAGGCTATTTCGAAACAGACGGAAGACAAAAAGCTGGCGTCGATGGTGGTGGAGATCCGCGAAAAAGTGGTGGAAGGGCATACGCTGTTTGACGCTTTTAGCCAGTTTCCGCGCACCTTCGACAAGCTCTATTGCACGCTGGTGATGGCGGGTGAGAAAACCGGGCATCTGGGCGATGTGCTGGAAAAGCTGGCGGAATACAACGAACAGCGCCAGAAAATGAAAAGTAAGCTAACGCAGGCGATGGTCTACCCGATCACCCTGACGGTGGTGGCGATTGCGGTGATCAGTATTCTGCTGGTGGCGGTGGTACCGCAGGTGATTGAACAATTCACCCATATGAAACAGCAACTGCCGATAACCACCCGCACGCTTATCGCCGTGAGTGATTTTTTGCAGGCTTACGGGATTTATATCGCCGGCAGCCTGGCAGGAGCGTTTGTCGGGTTTAAAGCCTGGATCAGAAACGGCAAAAACCGCTTTCTGTGGCACAGCTGGCTGGTGAATGGCTCGCCGATTAAAAAGCTGGTGTGCGCCATTAACAGCGCCCGCTACATCCGCACGCTGAGTATTTTACAGGCGAGTAGTGTCCCGCTGCTGGAGGGGATGTATATCGCGATGGATGGTATCGAAAACCTCCGCGCGCGACAGGTCCTGGAGCAGGCGGCCGATACCGTTCGCCAGGGGGCATCATTATATGCGGCACTGGAACAGGCGAAACTCTTCCCGCCAACCATGCTGTACATGATTGCCTCCGGTGAAGAGAGCGGTGAATTAGGCAACTTAATGGATCGCGCGGCAGAAAACCAGGAATCCGCGTTACAGCACCGCATTACATTAACACTGTCGGTTTTTGAACCGGCGCTGGTGGTATCAATGGCGACGATAGTTTTATTTATCGTGCTGTCAATATTACAACCGCTTCTGGGTGATGCTGCCAACTTACTGATTTAG
- a CDS encoding IS1-like element IS1B family transposase (programmed frameshift) — protein MASVSISCPSCSATDGVVRNGKSTAGHQRYLCSHCRKTWQLQFTYTASQPGTHQKIIDMAMNGVGCRATARIMGVGLNTIFRHFKKLRPQSVTSRIQPGSDVIVCAEMDEQWGYVGAKSRQRWLFYAYDRLRKTVVAHVFGERTMATLGRLMSLLSPFDVVIWMTDGWPLYESRLKGKLHVISKRYTQRIERHNLNLRQHLARLGRKSLSFSKSVELHDKVIGHYLNIKHYQ, from the exons GTGGCTTCTGTTTCTATCAGCTGTCCCTCCTGTTCAGCTACTGACGGGGTGGTGCGTAACGGCAAAAGCACCGCCGGACATCAGCGCTATCTCTGCTCTCACTGCCGTAAAACATGGCAACTGCAGTTCACTTACACCGCTTCTCAACCCGGTACGCACCAGAAAATCATTGATATGGCCATGAATGGCGTTGGATGCCGGGCAACCGCCCGCATTATGGGCGTTGGCCTCAACACGATTTTCCGCCATT TTAAAAAACTCAGGCCGCAGTCGGTAACCTCGCGCATACAGCCGGGCAGTGACGTCATCGTCTGCGCGGAAATGGACGAACAGTGGGGATACGTCGGGGCTAAATCGCGCCAGCGCTGGCTGTTTTACGCGTATGACAGGCTCCGGAAGACGGTTGTTGCGCACGTATTCGGTGAACGCACTATGGCGACGCTGGGGCGTCTTATGAGCCTGCTGTCACCCTTTGACGTGGTGATATGGATGACGGATGGCTGGCCGCTGTATGAATCCCGCCTGAAGGGAAAGCTGCACGTAATCAGCAAGCGATATACGCAGCGAATTGAGCGGCATAACCTGAATCTGAGGCAGCACCTGGCACGGCTGGGACGGAAGTCGCTGTCGTTCTCAAAATCGGTGGAGCTGCATGACAAAGTCATCGGGCATTATCTGAACATAAAACACTATCAATAA
- the gspG gene encoding type II secretion system major pseudopilin GspG, with protein MAIKRKNLARQAGFTLLELMVVIVILGVLASMVVPNLMGNKEKADAQKATSDIVALEGSLDMYKLDNHRYPTTEQGLQALVTKPEIAPIPNGYRADGYIRRLPQDPWGSDYLLVSPGEHGAVDVFSAGPDGEANTADDITNWSLDKQAK; from the coding sequence ATGGCTATAAAACGTAAAAACCTGGCTCGCCAGGCGGGCTTCACTTTGCTCGAATTAATGGTGGTAATTGTTATTCTCGGCGTTCTGGCGAGTATGGTCGTACCCAACTTAATGGGCAATAAAGAAAAAGCGGATGCCCAGAAAGCAACCAGCGATATTGTTGCGCTCGAAGGTTCACTCGATATGTATAAGCTGGATAACCACCGTTATCCAACCACCGAACAAGGCTTGCAGGCACTGGTGACAAAGCCTGAGATTGCGCCAATCCCAAATGGCTACCGCGCTGATGGCTATATCCGCCGCCTGCCACAAGACCCGTGGGGAAGTGATTATCTGCTGGTCAGCCCGGGTGAACACGGCGCTGTAGACGTATTTTCTGCGGGCCCGGACGGTGAAGCGAACACCGCAGATGACATCACAAACTGGTCACTCGACAAACAAGCAAAATAA
- the gspH gene encoding type II secretion system minor pseudopilin GspH, whose product MKKQRGFTLLEIILALVIFASCAMMVVSTIPSRSGADIFGQQLKALVDYGSDRAVMDGNIVGLVITAEKYQLVTLEEKNGERHWVPLSAGRITTRGDFPEEMHVSLSPQRLAATTDAEPQIVFLPDGEIGRFTLALQSYDKQHHFRVVSQGAAPVSVENDD is encoded by the coding sequence ATGAAAAAGCAACGCGGCTTTACATTGCTGGAAATTATTCTGGCGCTGGTGATATTTGCCAGTTGCGCCATGATGGTGGTGTCAACAATACCGTCACGCAGCGGTGCGGATATATTTGGCCAGCAATTAAAAGCCCTTGTGGATTATGGTTCCGATCGTGCAGTGATGGACGGAAATATCGTCGGGCTGGTTATCACGGCTGAAAAATATCAGCTGGTGACGCTTGAAGAGAAAAATGGCGAGCGGCACTGGGTGCCATTATCTGCCGGGCGAATTACCACCCGTGGGGATTTTCCCGAAGAGATGCACGTTTCGCTTTCCCCGCAGCGACTGGCCGCCACGACAGATGCCGAGCCGCAAATCGTCTTTCTGCCTGACGGGGAGATCGGCCGTTTTACGCTTGCGTTGCAAAGTTACGATAAACAGCACCATTTCCGCGTGGTGTCGCAGGGCGCGGCGCCCGTTTCGGTGGAGAACGATGACTAA
- the gspI gene encoding type II secretion system minor pseudopilin GspI, translating to MTKRRTTQKGMTLLEVMVALVIFSTAALALMNSVSLNVRFTHGLAETLQASWVAENQLAEAQLSKSDFPDAEEQGTELMGGRSWNWQKQRVKTASNVWANEIRVYAEGDESQPVIALRIIPPGEIK from the coding sequence ATGACTAAACGCAGAACGACGCAAAAAGGCATGACGCTGCTGGAGGTGATGGTCGCGCTGGTTATCTTCTCCACCGCCGCGCTGGCGCTGATGAACTCCGTCTCCCTTAACGTGCGCTTTACCCACGGCCTTGCCGAAACATTGCAGGCCAGCTGGGTGGCCGAAAACCAGCTGGCGGAAGCACAGCTCAGCAAAAGCGATTTCCCGGATGCTGAAGAACAGGGCACGGAGCTGATGGGCGGGCGCAGCTGGAACTGGCAAAAGCAGCGGGTAAAAACCGCCAGCAATGTCTGGGCCAACGAAATCCGCGTCTATGCCGAAGGCGATGAAAGCCAGCCGGTGATAGCGCTGCGTATTATTCCGCCAGGAGAGATCAAGTGA
- the gspJ gene encoding type II secretion system minor pseudopilin GspJ: MKNTQRQRGFTLLEIMIALTIFAVISTLAWQILDGAMRTSSATDASAAKLNQVQRAWSLMERDFFQLQARAPRNEPDVFRQDENAIELTTLNGVSGTVQLERVRWRLEEGVLYRDVWPAIDGPENIKPDEVPVVHEVKSMQWRFYLKGWQKSWTDNTHQPEGVELSLTMENGNTWRWVFTTPGDMPEVAAAPEKKDEQAPAAPGAVPAPTAPPVATGAEP; this comes from the coding sequence GTGAAAAACACGCAACGTCAGCGCGGTTTCACCCTGCTGGAGATCATGATTGCACTCACTATTTTTGCGGTGATCAGCACGCTCGCCTGGCAAATTCTGGACGGCGCGATGCGTACCAGCTCGGCAACAGATGCCAGCGCGGCAAAGCTTAACCAGGTTCAGCGCGCCTGGAGCCTGATGGAGCGCGATTTCTTTCAGCTTCAGGCGCGCGCGCCGCGTAATGAGCCGGATGTGTTCCGGCAGGATGAGAACGCCATCGAATTGACCACGCTCAACGGCGTGAGCGGAACGGTGCAGCTGGAGCGTGTGCGCTGGCGGCTGGAAGAGGGGGTTTTGTACCGCGATGTCTGGCCCGCTATCGATGGCCCGGAAAATATAAAACCGGATGAAGTGCCCGTTGTGCATGAGGTGAAGTCGATGCAGTGGCGTTTTTACCTTAAGGGCTGGCAGAAAAGCTGGACGGATAACACCCATCAGCCGGAAGGGGTTGAGCTGAGCCTGACGATGGAAAATGGCAATACCTGGCGCTGGGTATTCACCACCCCCGGGGATATGCCTGAGGTCGCGGCTGCCCCGGAGAAAAAAGATGAGCAAGCACCGGCAGCACCTGGCGCAGTGCCAGCACCAACGGCGCCGCCGGTTGCCACAGGAGCAGAGCCATGA